The following are encoded in a window of Balaenoptera ricei isolate mBalRic1 chromosome 1, mBalRic1.hap2, whole genome shotgun sequence genomic DNA:
- the MYCBP gene encoding C-Myc-binding protein, translating to MSSAAPSPPATVSGASYAAAAVTMAHYKAADSKREQFRRYLEKSGVLDTLTKVLVALYEEPEKPNSALDFLKHHLGAATPENPEIELLRLELAEMKEKYEAIVEENKKLKTKLAQYEPPQEEKRAE from the exons ATGAGCAGTGCTGCTCCGAGTCCGCCCGCCACGGTCTCCGGCGCCAGCTACGCCGCTGCCGCTGTCACTATGGCCCATTACAAA GCCGCCGACTCGAAGCGCGAGCAGTTCCGGAGGTACTTGGAGAAGTCGGGGGTGCTGGACACGCTGACCAAGG TTTTGGTAGCCTTATATGAAGAACCAGAGAAACCTAATAGTGCTTTGGA ttttttaaagCATCACTTAGGAGCTGCTACCccagaaaatccagaaatagagCTGCTTCGCCTAGAATtggcagaaatgaaagagaaatatgaagctattgtagaagaaaataaaaaactgaaaacaaag CTTGCTCAGTATGAACCACCTCAGGAGGAGAAGCGTGCTGAATAG
- the GJA9 gene encoding gap junction alpha-9 protein — protein MGDWNFLGGFLEEVHVHSTMIGKMWLTVLFIFRMLVLGVAAEDVWNDEQSDFICNTEQPGCRNVCYDQAFPISLIRYWVLQVIFVSSPSLVYMGHALYQLRVLEKERQMKKAQLRGELEEAELEMPGDRRRLEQELRQLEQRKLNKAPLRGTLLCTYVIHIFTRSVVEVGFMTGQYLLYGFHLDPLFKCHGHPCPNIIDCFVSRPTEKTIFLLFMQSIATVSLFLNVLEIFHLGFKKIKRGLWGQYKLKDEHNEFCTTKSKQNLAKYQNTSANSLKRFSFAPDYSLLVEKQTHTAAYPGLNPPAFQTDPDNHSGNDDKGILDEQEMLLSEMCMLSTTCGHLQNINSSNKEDTHKISGKEVNGNQLRGKRETDGKDSKRNHYSKGHCSIPGDAIDLNNHTGQSPQTAFSLPANYTWKPKWLRAAWGPSAENENQALPPKGNLKGQLRESTIRTLPPSQGDFHPLDIPDTPDSLGGLSFESELVRTCSNPTACPPNHLVSLTNNLIGRRAPTDLQI, from the coding sequence ATGGGGGACTGGAATTTCCTTGGAGGCTTTCTGGAGGAAGTTCACGTCCACTCCACCATGATTGGAAAGATGTGGCTCACCGTCCTGTTCATATTTCGAATGCTTGTTCTGGGTGTAGCTGCTGAAGATGTCTGGAATGATGAGCAGTCTGACTTCATCTGTAATACAGAACAACCCGGCTGCAGAAATGTATGCTATGATCAGGCCTTTCCTATCTCCCTCATTAGATACTGGGTTTTGCAGGTGATATTTGTGTCTTCACCATCCCTGGTCTACATGGGCCATGCTTTGTACCAACTGAGAGTTCTGGAGAAGGAGAGGCAGATGAAGAAAGCTCAATTGAGGGGTGAACTGGAGGAGGCAGAGCTTGAAATGCCTGGGGATCGGAGGAGATTGGAGCAAGAACTGCGTCAGCTTGAGCAAAGGAAACTAAATAAAGCTCCACTCAGAGGAACCTTGCTTTGCACTTATGTGATACACATTTTCACTCGCTCTGTGGTTGAAGTTGGGTTCATGACTGGACAGTATCTTTTATATGGATTTCATTTAGACCCTCTATTTAAATGCCACGGCCACCCGTGTCCAAATATAATTGATTGTTTTGTCTCAAGACCCACAGAAAAGACAATATTCCTATTATTTATGCAATCCATAGCTActgtttcacttttcttaaatgttCTAGAAATATTCCATCTaggttttaaaaagattaaaagaggGCTTTGGGGACAATATAAATTGAAGGATGAACATAATGAATTTTGTACCACCAAGTCAAAACAAAACCTTGCCAAATATCAAAACACATCTGCAAATTCACTGAAACGATTCTCTTTTGCACCTGATTACAGTCTGTTAGTggaaaagcaaacacacacagcAGCATATCCTGGTTTAAATCCACCTGCATTTCAGACAGATCCTGATAATCACAGTGGAAATGATGACAAAGGCATTTTGGATGAACAGGAAATGCTACTTTCTGAGATGTGCATGCTTAGTACTACCTGTGGTCATCTTCAAAACATCAACTCAAGTAATAAAGAAGACACTCACAAAATATCTGGAAAAGAAGTTAATGGTAACCAGttgaggggaaaaagagaaactgaTGGCAAAGACAGCAAAAGGAACCACTACTCTAAAGGTCACTGTTCTATTCCAGGTGATGCTATAGATCTGAACAACCACACGGGGCAGTCACCCCAAACAGCTTTCTCTCTGCCAGCTAACTACACCTGGAAACCGAAATGGCTTCGTGCTGCCTGGGGTCCCTCTGCAGAAAATGAAAACCAGGCATTACCTCCTAAAGGTAACCTCAAGGGCCAGCTCAGAGAGAGCACAATCAGAACCCTTCCTCCTTCACAGGGAGACTTCCATCCACTTGACATTCCAGACACTCCTGATTCTTTGGGAGGGTTGTCCTTTGAATCCGAGTTGGTCAGAACCTGCAGTAACCCTACTGCTTGTCCTCCAAATCATTTAGTGTCGCTGACAAACAATCTCATTGGTAGGCGGGCTCCCACAGACCTTCAGATCTGA